The nucleotide window TGAGACAACTTTCTTGATGAACTAATCAAAGCTGTCAAAATAAAGCCAGAGTCGTGACAGCTTTCGGGTGGAACTCATAGTCGAAATAAAGCCGGAATCGTGACAGCTTGCCGATAATCGTCCCTAATTATTGCACCGCCAACACCACGGCCAATCAATCGAGGCTGATTTCCACCTGGATGCTGACAGAAGTATAGATGACCATTGATTTGATTTTCAGTTTATAACGCTTGTCATTCACTTTGATGGATTTGTTTTCAATCACTCTGGTGATCAAATCCCTGCTTTTGAAAACCGAATCCAGATCCTTGGCAAGTAGCATGTTCAACTGCCCTTTCGTCTCTTCCTCGATCTCGTAGATGCTTAGCGTATCAAGCTGCTTATATTTTTTATCGTTGACGATCTTCACCTTAATTTCCTGGACCGTTAAGTTCTCCTGGTTCTTTTTGTTTAATTCTTCATAATCTTCCATCCAGATTTTGATATCGCTTTGCAAGTCGGCGATTTCATCTTTTTGTTGCTCAATTTTTTTTGCGTGTTTTTCCATCCATGCACCATTAATGTATAAAAATAATACCCAGCTAACTAGGGCGCCAACTGCTACACCTGAAATAAATCTCTGCCATTCAGGCCTGCGGTAATAAGGGGGGATTCTCATTTTATACATGCTCCTGTGTCAGCCAGTTGATCAGCAGTGCTCCAGTCTGCGCACCACCCATAGCTGTCAGGATCAAAAGGAATTGTTTGACAATATCTTTTGTTTCACCGTTCAAAAGTCCGCGTTCAAAGCTGTAGACGGTATCAAAGGTACCGCCAATCGCGGCAATGATGGACCATATCCTGATAGAACTTGAAAACCGGGCAATTTCCGTCATTAAAGGCTGACCGGTCAAAAAAGCGGCTAATCCGCCAATCAGGGAGCCGCCAAGCAAAACACCGAGCGCGATGAAATAGGCTTCGAATAAATGAGAAGCAAATGGTTGATTCACATTAAACACCCTCAGTAAATGGTAGATTTTTTCCTCGTAGTTCATCATATGGACAATCTGCTTTTAATATGTTTAAACTTCCTCGAACAAATGAGAACATATTTTCTTTTTTTGCCTGAAAAGCCTATAATGAAAGAAGATGAACCTAACCTTTAAGGGTGTGAGAGAAATGCCATTTATTCACCTTCATGTCTATAGTGCATACAGCCTGCTCACGAGTACGGCCACAGTAGAGCAGTTAGTCCGCGATGCCAGGGCAAAAGGATTTTCCGCACTCGCACTGACGGACCGCAATGTCATGTACGGAAGTGTCGCATTTTATAAAGAATGCCTGAGGAACTCGGTCAAACCACTGCTCGGCCTGACTGTTGACGTCGTCAGCCCCACTTTGGAACATGAATCCTTCCCGCTTGTGCTGCTTGCGAAAAACAATGGAGGGTTCCAAAACCTGATCAAGATCTCAAGTGCTGTACAGACGAAATCACCTGAGGGAATACCGGTGAAATGGCTGAAGCATTACGCTTCTGACCTGATTGCGATGACTCCAGGGACCCAGGGGGAAATAGAATACTATCTATCAAACGATGAAAAAGAGAAAGCTCTCCAGACAGTGGATTTATATAAGCAAATCTTTGGCAGGGACAATTTTTACCTATCCATACAGGACCAGGGCCTTCCGGGGCAAAAAGAATTAGTCGGACAGCTGGCAAGGCTGGGCATGGAAACCAGTACTCCACTGACTGCTTCCAACCAGGTTCATTATCTGGAAAAAGAAGATTCATTTGCCCAGGAGTGCCTGCTGGCAATCAGAAATGGGGAGAAGCTCCAGGATGATGCACGTGAAAAGCTGGGCAGCAGGGAATTTTACCTAAAGCCGGCAAAAGATATGGGAGAGCTGTTTTCGGAGTATCCAGAAGCATTGGAAAATACCCTGAAAATAGCAGAGGACTGCAATGTCATGCTTGACTTTGAAACAAGGCATCTGCCAAAATTTCCGGTCCCACCAGGGAAAAATGCAGATGGAATGCTCGAAGAACTGTGTTTTCAGGGCCTTGAAGAACGTTACGGGAAACCATCTCCAAAACATAGAGAGAGACTGAAGTTTGAGTTGTCCATCATAAAAAAAAATGAACTTCAGTGATTACTTCCTGATTGTCTGGGATTTCATTAAATACTCGAGGGAAAGAGGAATCCTCATCGGACCGGGGCGCGGTTCCGCGGCTGGCTCCATCGTTTCCTATGTACTGTACATTACCGATGCCGACCCGATTGAACATAATCTTCTCTTTGAAAGGTTCCTTAATCCTGAACGAATATCGATGCCAGATATCGATATCGACTTCCCAGATAACCGCAGGGATGAAGTAATTGATTATGTCGCATCAAAATATGGCGAGCTTCATGTAGCACAGATTGCCACTTTCGGAACACTCGCTGCAAAGGCAGCCGTAAGGGATGTTGGCCGTGTTTTCGGTTTGAACGCGAAGGAGCTCGACCGGCTGTCAAAGCTTGTGCCATCGAGACTTGGAATCACATTGAAAGATGCTATCAAGGAATCTGCCGGGTTAAGCAATTTTATTGAAGAATCCTCCAAGAATAAGAGAATCCTCGAAACGGCAATCAAGCTCGAAGGTTTGCCGCGGCATACTTCGACCCACGCTGCGGGAGTCGTAATCAGCGAACAGCCACTTACAAATGTCGTACCGATCCAATCCGGCCAGTCCAAAGTGTTCCTTACCCAATATTCTATGGACCACCTGGAAGAAATAGGTCTGTTGAAGATGGATTTCCTAGGATTAAGGAATCTGACATTAATAGATTCAATTCTTCAATCCATTAAGAAGAAAACAAGGGACAGGCTGGACATTCATGATATCCCCGTTGAAGATAAAGAGACATTCGCGATGCTTGGAAGGGGAGAGACGACTGGTATTTTTCAGCTAGAATCCGATGGGATGAGAAAAGTACTGATGAAGCTGGGGCCATCAAGGTTCGAAGATATTGTTGCAGTCAATGCTCTTTACCGTCCAGGACCGATGGAAAATATCCCGCTGTTCATTGACCGTAAGCACGGAAGGCAGCCGATAGACTATTACCACAAGGACCTTGAACCGATCCTCAAGGATACATACGGGGTCATCGTTTACCAGGAGCAAATCATGCAGATTGCATCACAGATGGCAGGATTTTCGTTAGGTGAAGCGGACTTGCTGAGGAGAGCTGTTTCAAAGAAGAAGAAGGAAGTTCTTGCCCAGGAGCGTGAACACTTTGTAAACGGGGCTTTAAAGAAAAGATATGACGAGCAAACAGCGAACCTTATTTATGATTTGATTGTCCGATTCGCAAACTACGGATTTAACCGGAGCCATGCGGTCGCATACAGTATGATCGCCTATCAGCTGGCGTACCTGAAAGCACATTATCCGCTTTATTTTATGGCTGCGCTGCTTAGTTCGGCAATCGGCAATGATGTAAAAATCGCTCAGTATGCAAGAGAGCTGCAGCAAATGGAAATAAAGCTTCTTCCTCCCTCGATCAACAAAAGTGCTTTCAGTTTCCAGCCAGAAGGGGATGGTGTCAGGTATAGCCTCGCTGGGATAAAAGGAGTAGGAATTGCCTCTCTCAAGGAAATATTCCAGGCGAGAAGAAACCAGCCATTTAAAGATATATTTGACTTTTGTATCCGGGTGCCTCAAAAAGCAGCTTCTAGGAAAGTACTCGAAGCATTGATTTATTCAGGTGCTTTCGATGAATTCTGCCAGGACCGCGCTGTTCTTTTAGCGACGATTGATGTCGCGATTGAGCACGCACAGCTCGTGGCTCCCGATGACTCAGGACAGATTGATATGTTCACTGAAGCAGAGTTTTCCCTGAAGCCAAAATATACCCAGGTTGACCCAATCCGGATTGAAGACAAGCTCAGCTTTGAAAAGGATGTGCTCGGGGTTTATTTATCCAAGCACCCCGCCTCGATTTACGAAAAAGAGTTCAAGGCAGCAGGTGTTAAAAAGATTGCCTCGAAATCTCCTGGAAGCAAAGTTCGGCTTGGCGTCTATGTCACTGAGGAAAAGAAAATCCGCACGAAAAAAGGTGAAGCAATGTCCTTCCTCACTATTAGCGATGCAAGCGGGGAAACAGATGCTGTTGTATTCCCTTCTGTCTATAAGCAGTATGGACATGTGTTAGGCCAGGGGAAAATGGCGCTGCTGGAAGGAAAATTCGATGAACGTGAAGGAAAAAGCCAATTCATCGTGCAACAAGTGCTTGACCTTGAAAAAGAATCAGAACAAAAACCGGTTCTATATTTGCGGATTGCTAAAGGAACGGACAGTGCTGGCAAGATGAACGCACTCAAAGCTTTATTGAAAAAACATCATGGCACTGTACCGGTAATCGTGTATAACGAAGAAACCGAGAAATCACTTCTGCTTACGGAAGAGTTCAGCATTAATACAGAACGTGGAAGTATGGGAGAATTGAAAAAGGTATTGGGTGACAATAATGTCATCCTTAAAAATTAGTTCTTTACAAGTATAATAGATGTGTTATATTGGAAAAGGATATGCGTGGTCAGACCACTGAGTAGGCAAACTTTTTTAATAACCAGGTATTTTTTCGTAAAATATTGTCGTTATTGGAAGGAAGGAATTCAGCCTTCCTCGTTCTTATCAAGAACAATTTGATCGATAGATGGAAATGAGCGAGACGAATGCGCCAATCTTTGGCGAAGAAAGCCTATAACTAAGGAGTGGACCTGAGTTGACATTACGTGAAGAAGCTTTGCACATGCACCGTGTAAACAAAGGAAAATTAGAGTCAAAATCAAAAGTGCCTGTAAGAAATGCAAGAGATTTGAGTCTTGCTTATTCTCCTGGTGTAGCGGAACCTTGCAAAGAGATATATGATAAGCCGGAAACTGTTTATGACTATACAATGAAGGGCAATATGGTAGCCGTCGTCTCTGATGGCACAGCCGTATTGGGGCCTGGGAAATATCGGGGCCTGAAGCCGCGCTTCCAGTAATGGAAGGCAAAGCCGTTCTTTTCAAGAGCTTTGCTGGCGTTGATGCCTTTCCGATCTGTTTGAATACAACGGATGTGGATAAAATTGTTGAGACTGTAAAACTGCTTGAGCCGACATTCGGTGGAGTCAACCTGGAGGACATCGCTGCTCCAAACTGCTTCGCTGTAGAAGAACGATTGAAAAAAGAAACAAATATCCCGGTATTCCACGATGATCAGCACGGAACTGCGATTGTAACAGTGGCTGGTCTCGTCAATGCGCTGAAAATTGTCGGCAAAAAAATGAACGAAATCAAGGTAGTCGCAAACGGAGCAGGAGCTGCGGGAATTGCAATCATTAAGCTTTTGTATTCATACGGAGTCCGTGACATCATCATGTGTGATACAAAGGGTGCCATCTATGAAGGACGACCTAACGGGATGAATGCGATCAAGGATGAAGTTGCGAAGTTCACGAACCGTGACAATGTTGAGGGGTCCCTTGCTGATGCGATTAAAGGAGCAGATGTGTTCATCGGAGTTTCTGTCGCTGGAGCGCTTACTGCTGAAATGATCGAGACAATGAATAACGATTCGATTATTTTTGCAATGGCAAACCCTGTTCCGGAAATTATGCCTGATGAAGCAAAAGTAGCAGGTGCGGCGGTTATAGGTACAGGCCGTTCCGATTTCCCTAACCAGGTGAACAATGTTCTTGCGTTCCCGGGAATTTTCCGCGGTGCATTGGATGCCAGGGCTACCCACATCAATGAAAAGATGAAGGTAGCTGCTGTAAACGCAATCGCCAGCCTCATTGAGGAGTCCGAACTTGCGAGTGATTACGTCATTCCTGGACCATTTGACCCTCGTGTAGCACCTGCTGTTGCAGCAGCTGTAGCGAATGCGGCGATGGAAACAGGCGTGGACCGCATTAAAGTGGATCCAGAAGAAGTGAAAGAGCGCACGATGCGCCTTGCATTGATTGGAAAAGGTGAGTGATCTCTTAGTGACACAGCCTGAAAAAAACACAAAAGTATATGTGGAAATCGTCAGGCAGCTAAGGGAAATGATTAATAAAGGCGGCTTAAAGCCGGGGGATAAAATTCCATCCGAACGTGAACTCTCAGAGCGCCTGAATGCCGGGCGCTCATCCGTTCGCGAGGCATTGCGTGCCCTTGAGCTTCTCGGCTTGATCGAGACGAGAAGAGGAGAAGGTACGTTTATCAGGGACTTCCGCGGCAACCAGCTCGTCCAATTATTAAGCACCTTTATCCTGCAGGATGAAAAAGCAAAAGACGACGTAGTCGAAACGAAAAATATGATTGAGGTTGATTGTCTATACCTGGCTGCAGAAAAGGGACAGGAAGGCGAAATCAAACGATTAAAGGCTTGGATTGATGACCATAATTTTGAGGACGAGGAATTTTTCAGGAAAATCGCTGAGCTTGCCGACAATCATCTTTTCTATCGGATTTGGTATATATTGAATGATTATTATGATGCCCTTCAGCTGAAGGAATCACCAGCTGAGAAAGCAGATTATCACAGACTGGTAGACTCACTTGAAACAAAAAAAGGAGAATTGATCCTGGAAAGGTATCGCATGTTGCGGAAAATGTCGACAGACTGACGACACGAAGTAACATCTTTTGATGAAAGGATGTTATATACTTGTGGACATGCCTAAGATGCCAGGAGGACTAGCTCTCTTTCTTTTTTGACATAGTGGTCTGACCACTTAGTGCTTTATTCCTAAATTTAGGATGTTACAAAACAACCAGCATTATTCGGAGGGGGTTTTAACTTGCTTAAGGAACTTTTTACTAAAACGAAAAAGAAAAAGTACGCGACAATTCCTTCTGAAGCAGCGAAGCAGGATGTTCCTGAAGGAATCATGACCAAATGCCCGAACTGCAAGAAAATCATGTATACGAAAGAACTGAACAAAAATTGCAAGGTTTGTTTCCAGTGCGGCTACCACCATCAAATGAATTCGGCAGAGAGAATCCACAGCTTCCTCGATGCGGGAAGTTTCCGAGAGCTGGACCGCGAGATGGTCTCAGGCAATCCATTAGGATTTCCAGGATATGAGGATAAGCTCGAGAAGGACCGGGATAAAACAGGATTAAATGAAGCAGTAGTTACCGGGTTAGGCAGTGTGAATGGGTTAGATGTCACTATAGCGATCATGGATGCGACTTTCAGGATGGGAAGTATGGGTTCCGTCGTAGGGGAAAAGATTACGAGGGCGATTGAAAAAGCCGATGAATTATCGGTACCATTTATCATTTTTACCGCATCGGGCGGGGCCAGAATGCAGGAAGGTGTCCTCAGTTTAATGCAAATGGCGAAAACAAGCGTCGCATTGAAAAGATTCAGTGATAATGGCGGATTGATCATATCAATTATGACACACCCGACAACAGGTGGAGTTTCCGCGAGTTTTGCCTCGCTTGGGGACTACAATCTAGCAGAACCTGGAGCTTTGATTGGCTTCGCAGGAAGAAGGATCATTGAACAGACAATCCGCGAAGAACTGCCGGAAGACTTCCAGACATCTGAATTCTTGCTGAAGCATGGACAGCTTGATGCTGTGATCTCGAGAACGGAATTAAAAGAAAAAATCTCAGGAATACTTGAAATCCATCAGCCAGGAGGGACTTTCGAATGGCAGGAGAACTAGAATTTGAGAAACCAGTTATTGAGCTAAGGAAAAAAATCAGTGAGCTCAAGGAATTCACGAAAAATACGGATGTTGATCTTATGGATGAAATCGATAAATTGGAAACAAGACTGCAAAAGCTAGAGTCTGAAATTTACGAGAACATGAAACCGTGGGATCGGGTGCAGATTGCCCGCCATCCTAATCGCCCAACAACGCTTGAATATATTTCTTTACTTTTTACCGACTTCTTTGAATGTCATGGTGACAGATCATATGGGGACGATGAAGCAATTGTTGGCGGTATCGCCAAGTTCCATGGCTACCCCGTTACCGTTATTGGCCATCAACGCGGAAAAGACACAAAGGAAAATATCCGCAGGAATTTTGGCATGCCACACCCTGAAGGTTACCGGAAAGCATTGCGTTTAATGAAGCAGGCTGAGAAATTCAGGCGTCCGATTATTTGCTTCATTGATACGAAGGGAGCATACCCCGGGAAAGCGGCAGAAGAACGGGGCCAAAGCGAAGCAATTGCCCGCAATCTATTCGAGATGGCAGGACTCACAGTTCCCGTAATCTGTGTAGTCATTGGTGAAGGCGGAAGCGGTGGTGCGTTGGCTCTTGGAGTCGGCAATTACATTCATATGCTAGAGAATTCCACTTACTCGGTGATCTCCCCAGAGGGAGCAGCGGCCATTCTGTGGAAAGATTCTTCTTTGGCGAAGAAAGCAGCCGAAACAATGAAGATCACAGCACCTGACCTTAAAGGGGCTAGGTATCATTGATGAAATCATACCTGAAGTAAAGGGCGGGGCGCATAAAGATCTAAAGCAGCAGGCAAAGTATATGGATAAAGTTTTAAAAGATTCAATGTCTGAACTGCTTGTACTCGATGAAGAGACCCTCCTCAGCCATCGTTACGAAAAATACAAGCGAATTGGAGAGTTTTCGTTTCCAAATGAATTTATAGGGGTAAAATAAA belongs to Mesobacillus subterraneus and includes:
- the ytrI gene encoding sporulation membrane protein YtrI yields the protein MRIPPYYRRPEWQRFISGVAVGALVSWVLFLYINGAWMEKHAKKIEQQKDEIADLQSDIKIWMEDYEELNKKNQENLTVQEIKVKIVNDKKYKQLDTLSIYEIEEETKGQLNMLLAKDLDSVFKSRDLITRVIENKSIKVNDKRYKLKIKSMVIYTSVSIQVEISLD
- a CDS encoding YtrH family sporulation protein — encoded protein: MMNYEEKIYHLLRVFNVNQPFASHLFEAYFIALGVLLGGSLIGGLAAFLTGQPLMTEIARFSSSIRIWSIIAAIGGTFDTVYSFERGLLNGETKDIVKQFLLILTAMGGAQTGALLINWLTQEHV
- a CDS encoding FadR/GntR family transcriptional regulator produces the protein MINKGGLKPGDKIPSERELSERLNAGRSSVREALRALELLGLIETRRGEGTFIRDFRGNQLVQLLSTFILQDEKAKDDVVETKNMIEVDCLYLAAEKGQEGEIKRLKAWIDDHNFEDEEFFRKIAELADNHLFYRIWYILNDYYDALQLKESPAEKADYHRLVDSLETKKGELILERYRMLRKMSTD
- the accD gene encoding acetyl-CoA carboxylase, carboxyltransferase subunit beta; the encoded protein is MLKELFTKTKKKKYATIPSEAAKQDVPEGIMTKCPNCKKIMYTKELNKNCKVCFQCGYHHQMNSAERIHSFLDAGSFRELDREMVSGNPLGFPGYEDKLEKDRDKTGLNEAVVTGLGSVNGLDVTIAIMDATFRMGSMGSVVGEKITRAIEKADELSVPFIIFTASGGARMQEGVLSLMQMAKTSVALKRFSDNGGLIISIMTHPTTGGVSASFASLGDYNLAEPGALIGFAGRRIIEQTIREELPEDFQTSEFLLKHGQLDAVISRTELKEKISGILEIHQPGGTFEWQEN